From one Branchiostoma floridae strain S238N-H82 chromosome 3, Bfl_VNyyK, whole genome shotgun sequence genomic stretch:
- the LOC118411427 gene encoding elongation of very long chain fatty acids protein 5-like: MASALTPGVVRFAETLRGLKSTPVAVAYLCLVPLSIGWQRSTKPRSLRKTLVVYNLLCSALSLYSFAAFAYGVSVSPSWFHKGEVNALKHVFLLYWVTKNLELWDTIFMVLRHRRRQMSFLHVYHHASILLLSDFCYHHYPWAAMAVPLGLNSLVHVFLYLYYGLSAAFPDKPLPWKRRVTELQIVQFFIGLVHSTLGYLYHGFCIYGIAYGLSMVALFSNFYYRAYLQKRPVNHDKKTS, encoded by the exons ATGGCGTCAGCGCTGACCCCGGGGGTCGTCCGGTTTGCGGAGACGCTGCGGGGCCTGAAGTCCACGCCCGTTGCCGTGGCGTACCTCTGTCTCGTGCCGCTGTCCATCGGCTGGCAGAGAAGCACCAAGCCAAGGTCGCTCCGCAAG ACCCTGGTGGTGTATAACCTGCTGTGCAGCGCCCTCAGCCTGTACAGTTTCGCGGCGTTTGCGTACGGCGTGTCCGTCAGCCCGTCCTGGTTTCACAAGGGCGAGGTCAACGCCCTCAAGCACGTCTTCCTGCTCTACTGGGTCACCAAGAACCTGGAACTCTGGGATACCATCTTCATG GTATTACGGCACAGACGGAGACAGATGTCGTTCCTCCACGTGTACCACCACGCCTCCATCCTCCTCCTGTCGGACTTCTgctaccaccactacccctgggcGGCCATGGCCGTCCCCCTCGGGCTCAACTCCCTCGTGCACGTCTTTCTCTACCTCTACTACGGGCTGTCCGCCGCCTTCCCCGACAAGCCGTTACCGTGGAAACGCAGGGTCACAGAGCTACAG ATCGTGCAATTTTTTATCGGCCTGGTGCACAGCACCCTGGGATACCTGTACCATGggttctgtatctacgggatcGCGTACGGACTCAGCATGGTCGCTCTCTTCAGCAACTTCTATTACAGGGCCTACCTGCAGAAACGGCCTGTCAATCACGACAAGAAGACAAGCTGA